The Raphanus sativus cultivar WK10039 chromosome 6, ASM80110v3, whole genome shotgun sequence sequence TGGAATAAAAGATTTGAGTATTGATGACTTCTGGATGGatacaaaagttaaaaaatgaaaatacaaatGAATCTAATTGACATTTACTGTCATTTACTTTGGTGAATTTGGTCGTTGTGAGTCAAATCATTTTGTTGTTATTTTGAACACGGCGACTTCAAGAATAACAGCTGGTATAACTGCAGGTTTGATCGTGTTATTCACTTTTTGTGAATCCAGTTCATGGCAACTTCACTCCATTCCTTTGATTTTACAGGTACTTAATTTTTAGACCTCcagattataatttattaaatccAATTTAATGGACCGGAATTTACAGCCCGCAACGATAACTTGAGTTTTTCAACACCTTAATGTACATGACATTAATAGAATCAGCCTACAATCACTCGGAGACGAGGCTGAAATGCTCTAAGATAATCTGTTATGATCCTCTGGAAACGAGGAATCACCTCTTCTTCACATGTCAGTACTGGAAGACAGTCCGGAAATGGTTGACACAAGATTGTTATCCACTGGCTACCCGATCCAGCAAAATCAATTCTACAACTTCTCCTTGATATAAACTGAAACATGATTGATGCATTTTCATAGTTCGATATGTCTTCCAAACAATATTGTATGCAATTTGACGGGAACACAATCAAAGAAAGCATGGAAAACAACCATTGACACCGGTCTAGCTGATCAGAATGGTAGACAGCAATGATCATAATAGGTTATTCTCCAAGCTTATGCGAGAGGATTAGGAATTTGGTTTGCCACAAGATAGTCATAGCTTTACAGTTTtagcaatataaaaaaattatgcacCAATCCAACACAAAGTGTAAAACAGTTTTTTCcgaatattttaataaaaatgtctAGAATCACTCTCCATAAGAACATAATGCAATATTTATCGTTCTTACTTCAACTTACTAACCGCTACTACAAAATAACGActagactttttttttggttaattaagAGAGAAacttatttagcaaaaaaaagaactattaAACTTTGAGTgattgaatttcttcacttctTTTATCTCCTAAATCTGATATCGTCAAAGATATTTTTCAAGTCTCTCCttcaattattttgttaaatatgttATTGCAACATAAAACTGTTTTTTGAAAgtcaagttacaaaaaaaaaaaacataaaactgtTTTACAACAAAATGTACTACCCTGAAATGTTCTATAATAATTGTAAGAATGTATGGAAAAAAGAATATGTGATAGTGGTCTAGTGATAGGTGTTTTCGGTTGCTAATAAGCAATTTGGCTTCAAAAGCACTCCACCAAGTATATTCTATCATGTAGTTACATGGACATGAGTTCATTACGTACGTAGAATCCATTGTTTAGAGACTATTTAAATATTCGGATAAAGTCTCTGTGCACTGCACCTCAATTTAGGGATTATTCAAAATTCTTCTATAAGTTTGAGGTACCctagattaataaaaaaaacaatgtatgtATGAAAGTAACCGCAAAACTTAGCGTCGAGTACCAAACAACAACTTCAGGAGATCATATATTGGTGGCTACAGATAGAAATGAGGTAATCACAAACGGTAAAGAAGACAGGGAACAGCCTGGTCACCGGTCTTTTGAGCTTCTGAACACTATATTTTGAAAGGAGAGATCAATCAACTTTATTATTAGGTAGTTATGAACCATCCATGATccattattttaagatattgtCTAAGATATCCATTAAGCCACCAGCTGCAGACTGTGGTGTCGTTGTAAACGATAGCCGGCTTTAAACTCTGTTGCTGTTTTGGACAACAACCAGCTGTGTATCCTTTGTAATGTTTGCAATAAGATTTTTTATATGCCATTCTTTtacattataaattgttttacctaaaacacacaaattttaaaatgcacattggtttgtgtttgtgttAAAAGTTAGTCAAAAAAACATTGGTTTGTGTTTAACCTTTAAATAAAGAAAGAGCGACAAATGAATCatatttcaaaactttaaacttttagttaaattttatttaactagTTAAACTTTTTGCATTGGATTTGAAAACAACTTATAGAGTAAAACAAAATGGTCATCCAAAACCATTTTTATACTGAAACAAAAGGAATATATAGATATCAACAAACGACTTAAaagatgtttaaaatatatgcaGTAGAGCTCCCTCTTAACTTTGTTATCTATAAACTCTCTTTTCCACCTTGTCCACCATAAACAGCAAGGCTACTAGCTAATGAAATTCTATAccgttgataaaaaaaaatataatatgtacaTTAACTCCAAAACATTAATATCCATTAGTTTATTTCGGGGTTTCTAAACCcaagatttattatttaactaacGTATGAAGAGACTACACATTATAATAGACATTTATGAAGAGGatgaatattatataattacttaATTAGTATAATATTTTCAGTTAACTAATTTGGcataaaatctaaattattttattttacgtaGAAAACAGTTAACTTTATAAACGCCACAAATTATATTAAAGTCAGCAGGTGAACCATTCAAAttattaattcttttaattaaaaattaataaagacTAGTTAATAAACCACGCTATGCACAGAAAGaatttttataaagtaaataaaattttaatcatttttaaataataatgaaaatatgtaaaatatattttcatgatttaattaaattttatccattcaaatatgatatgtattttaattttcaaaattaaatatttttctatttaatatagcatacagtttaatttaatgatattaaaattgatatatatatatattatattatattttaatctgaatatttatttaatgtgaCTTCCAagtcatatatttttatacaaatgtAAAAGAATTCAAATTATTGATTACAATTTTTAATGTGAGATATTTTACAGTTTAAgtgatttataatcattttcacaaattcaaatataacatatggaaaatatctaaatatttattatatagttcatgtgattttttaatatatttcaataatataaatttaaaatgattggaaatacacaaattattatcaaatatgtattattaaaaaatattaattgttatatatttttaatcatattatatatttctgtaatttttatttaaaataaaaatatacatttgtatattactaattaattttatagttaatttAAATGAGAAATATGGTATATGTTTAGAtgtaccaaaatatttttttaagaattttaaaaattattttagtgatAACATATAGCAtaaccttttctttttgtcactGACATATAGCATAACCTATATATTATAACGATTCTCAATAAATATATTAAGGATTTCCAAAACATCATATAAGGAGGTAGGTGAGGCTTTATATTGATAGAGAGATAAACTATGGAGACTAAGGTCGAACCAAATGCTGTGGAGATTAAGGTCGAACCTAATGCTGTGGAGATTAAGGTCGAACCTAAAACTATGGAGATTAAGGTCGAACAGGAAGCTATGGAGATTAAGATACATCGAGACATACCAGAGGCAACCGTGGTGAAAACGAAAGAAGAGGAGGAGCAACCGCTTAGTCCGGCGGCGCGTGTGTTCCACGCACCGAAATTCAACTGTTATGTAATAACGGTGATTGGTGTTAAGAAGAAGATCGAGCCAGATGTGGTTATCGAAGGATTAAAGCAAAGTTTGATCAGACACCCTCGATTCTCCAGTAAAATGGTCAGTCCAAACACTTTTGCATACACATGCATAAGTTTAGAATAATCGTAacttatagttttatatatggtatatataaaattatatgcaTGTATAAGCTTTCCCTGTGGCAGGAAAAAATCATTTCAACTCTTTTTGATGGATAGACCTTTTTGATCCAACAAgtttggttgattttttttcaaccTCGTTTTGCGTGATCGTCGAGTCTGGATAGTGTATCTCGACCGGTAATCTTTTGTGGGGcgattttttgtttgttagaTCATTGATGGtttgttctattttttattgtaaaatagAGTGTCTTTATAATAGAATTGGAATTTGCTCCAATAGTactatattttagtatataaaatagagtgatgaacaaagaaaaaacaatttactCTATAATTAGAGTAAACctatttttactctattatatagTGAGAAATAGAGTATCATTATAGCACTTTTACTATAAACTCCATTTTAGAGTGGAAAATAAAATGGAATTCGAGATGTCCTCTAAATATAGAAtcagttgttgtttttttgttcattactctattttttactctaaaataaaatattattagaataaaatatagaatcactttctagaataaaaattaGAGCAAACTATTGGAGAAAGTCTCatacaaaaagtttttttccCAACATTCTGAAACTTTCTCTTAGTTGAGCCAAAACGACTGTATattcctttctttctttcttatatacaagagttaataataatataaacgTTTTTCATGTAGATTTATTTTCtacattattaaatttaaaacttccTTGTAAAAACCGTTACTTTTTATTAagctattaaaattaaaagcttCAAAGATATAGTGAAATCTGGCTTAGAAAGGTAGATAAAACTAAACAAggcaatataaatatttagaataggaaaaggaaattaaaaattttaggtaaagaaaatataaaattctaaaatgagAGAATTCTGTTCCATTTtcgttacaaaaaaattaaaagttgtaGGTGAAGGAAATATGAATTCTGAAATTTCATTCCGAAATATAGGAGAACATTGTTCCATTTTGGTTACAGAAATAAATTTAGTAGGAATGCATTTTAACTGTACCATTTTATTCCACTCAAATGATAAGTTTATTAGGAAAATATACTGAATaaacaaatgttttaaaataatattttcatccAAAAACTTAAGTATTTTTTGTCACccttataaaattaatatatataaatgtttctCCTTCAGTCCTTAGACCACCTCCATCCCTAACTCTTGTTAAAGTTCTTAAGGGATGGGAGCCTGGTGGAacccaattttttaaaaaaactcacACTCTCTCACCTTTTAAATCTATTGTGTAAGAAGCAACTCTTGTACTGTGCGCGGATCCTACGTACATGTGGTGATCCGcgattagttatttttttttaaatcggataaaaatatttaaaaaaaaaaaaagtttgaagaaCCCCAATTTTGGGGTTCAGCAATAGAAATGCtcttacaattttttattgaaCTTGACCATTTTTTCTTTCCCTTCCCTGAACGAGAGCACCTCTATCAACGATAGTATGAGGTAGGAGTTCTATAAAAAACTtttgaaactttattttttttttttttttattttttttttttttttttttttgaaactttatttGAATTTGGATGGGTATTAGAACCCTATAAATCACTTTTACTTTAGTTAGCAAATAATCACTTTTTGAGAATCTCTTTCTCGTATCATTGCTGGAGGTATTCTTAGTTTGAGATACCTACGctaattttaacatttaaatgattaattacTTGTAGgtcaacaaaaaaatcaaaaatatacaaacaCAAAGATGGGTTCGGACAAACGTGGTCGTCAATGATCATGTCATCGTACCAGACACACAAACGCAGAACATAGAGAACGCAAACGCAGACAAGTTTCTTGAGAGTTATGTCTCCGACCTCACCTTGGTCCCCTTAGACACCTCGAAGCCATTATGGGAGCTTCACCTACTCGATTTAAAAACCTCCGATGCCGAAAACGTTGCCGTTTTGAAGTTTCATCACTCTTTAGGAGATGGTATGTCTCTGATGGCCCTTGTTCTCGCTTGCATGCGTAAAACATCGAACGCTGACGAGCTCCCGACCCTACCGTACCAAAACCGATCTTCACGATCTTCAAGGAGTGGTTTCCGGTTCTTGTGGTTATTTATGGTTCTATGGTCCTCTGTTATGTTGGTTTTAAATACGATTTGTGATGCCTTGAGGTTTATTGCTACTGCAATGTTCCTTAAGGACACTAAAACACCGATCAAAGGTGATTACCGGTTAAGTAAGCCTAAACGGATGTCTTTGGTCCATCATACCGTAAGCTTAGACGACATAAAGCTAATCAAGACTACCATGAAGATGGTAAGATTCCCTTAATATAGTATTTACATTTGTGTTGatttaagtttagatatttattagtattaatttgttttttggtttactAGACTGTCAACGATGTTGTACTTGGAGTAACTCAGGCTGGTCTCTCGCTATACTTAGGGAAAAGATATGGTACAAACTATTTGccatatatacatgcacatatACATGTTATAGAATTATTTACGGCGTAAATTTAATAATCTTACTAGAATTTGATATGTGTTTTCAGAGTGAAATATCAATTTTACGACTGACAACAAAATtgttcatttatttaatttggctggtattgattttgatttttaattaatgatttaaaaCTGAAGTGAAATTAGTTTTGTtcgaaaaaaatattcatttattaAACCCTTTGCCGTACACATGTTATATTAATTAGCTTATGATAAATTAacaggagagaagaagaagatagtagGCGACGATCAAGAATCTAAAAGTAATTCAAATGATATGCCTAAAAGAATAAGGCTAAGATCAGCTCTACTTATAAACTTAAGACCCACCACTGGAATCCAGGCAAGTTCTTATAAGCTCAATTAACTATCATTTCGTTTTTAGTTTAACTATGATCATATAATAAACctcttttttttggtgaaaacaGGATCTAGCTGATATGATGAATAAAGGATCTAAGTGTAGATGGGGTAATATGATCGGTTACATTGTCTTTCCGTTTTCTATCGGCTTACGAAAGGATCCCTTAGAACATCTTGGAACAGCCAAAAGGATCATCGACCGGAAGAAAAACTCGTTGGAAGCGGTACTAACATTCATCGTTGGTAAATTCATGATTAAAGCGTTTGGTGTGAAGGTTAGTTTGAATAACAATGATCATGATTAAATTAAATCACCATTTATTATCGTTAGTTGGTCGTTGATCTAATCTTATGAACTGAAATGAATGTAGGTGACAGCTAATCTATTAAATAAAGTATTGTCAAACACAACGATGTCCTTTTCAAACTTGATTGGTCCTATCGAAGAAATTAGTTTCTTTGGACATCCTATCACTTACCTGGCCCCCAGTGTTTATGGCCACCCCCATGTAAGATTCTAGCTAAACcgttatgttttatgtttttctttttctttttaaatttggttAATAAGATTTTACGATCTCATTGGTCTTTTGATTAGGCTTTGACGATGCATTTCCAAAGTTACATGAACAAGATGACAGTTTCGTTGACGGTAGATCCCAAGGTCATAAGTAATCCTCATCAGCTACTTGACGACTGGGAGGAATCTCTAAGAACCATCAAAACTGCTGTCCAAGAAAGAGGATCCACTTATCAGTAGATTGAGCTAATTCTTTATTCTGCTCAACACTGGATCGAAGTTTCTGGTTGTTATTTGATAGATATACTAGTTGCTCTATCCAATAATCATCATTGAAAAACTAAGAAATGATTCCATGACAAACCTTAGTATTTGTGTCATATCTATtacttcttttattttataataagcGTCCGTTTAAAGTTTTTACACACAAATTAAAAgattatcaatttttttattttactcctatttaataaatcattttattaattaataaactgAAACTAAGgataaaaattggaaaattgtttaatttatacattaaaaatataaaatgatacttataataaaacaaa is a genomic window containing:
- the LOC108809804 gene encoding wax ester synthase/diacylglycerol acyltransferase 6-like, yielding METKVEPNAVEIKVEPNAVEIKVEPKTMEIKVEQEAMEIKIHRDIPEATVVKTKEEEEQPLSPAARVFHAPKFNCYVITVIGVKKKIEPDVVIEGLKQSLIRHPRFSSKMVNKKIKNIQTQRWVRTNVVVNDHVIVPDTQTQNIENANADKFLESYVSDLTLVPLDTSKPLWELHLLDLKTSDAENVAVLKFHHSLGDGMSLMALVLACMRKTSNADELPTLPYQNRSSRSSRSGFRFLWLFMVLWSSVMLVLNTICDALRFIATAMFLKDTKTPIKGDYRLSKPKRMSLVHHTVSLDDIKLIKTTMKMTVNDVVLGVTQAGLSLYLGKRYGEKKKIVGDDQESKSNSNDMPKRIRLRSALLINLRPTTGIQDLADMMNKGSKCRWGNMIGYIVFPFSIGLRKDPLEHLGTAKRIIDRKKNSLEAVLTFIVGKFMIKAFGVKVTANLLNKVLSNTTMSFSNLIGPIEEISFFGHPITYLAPSVYGHPHALTMHFQSYMNKMTVSLTVDPKVISNPHQLLDDWEESLRTIKTAVQERGSTYQ